Proteins encoded in a region of the Populus nigra chromosome 3, ddPopNigr1.1, whole genome shotgun sequence genome:
- the LOC133688794 gene encoding uncharacterized protein LOC133688794 produces the protein MVMIQPEEENEETVLQNLPEPQPTASTSKTTTSDTTTTKENGSDSDGFETASERGVSDNEEEDIVNKGINPENNAEDHQQQHTQNNAELIQRGVEEGNEAKLEGNRLFGNGQYEEALLQYELALQVSPQDVPSSVELCSICHFNRGVCFLKLGKYEDTIKECSRALELNPSYMKALVRRGEAHEKLEHFEEAIVDMKKTLEFDPSNDQAKKTIRRLEPLAAEKREKMKEEMIGKLKEMGNSLLGRFGMSIDNFKAVQDPNTGSYSISFQR, from the exons ATGGTGATGATCCAACCAGAAGAAGAAAACGAAGAGACCGTACTACAAAATCTACCAGAACCTCAACCAACAGCTTCAACATCAAAAACCACCACCAGCGACACCACCACAACAAAAGAGAACGGAAGCGACTCCGATGGGTTTGAAACGGCAAGCGAGCGCGGAGTCAGCGACAACGAAGAAGAAGATATTGTCAATAAGGGAATCAACCCCGAAAACAACGCTGAggatcatcaacaacaacatactcaaaacaACGCCGAATTGATTCAG AGAGGTGTAGAAGAAGGAAATGAAGCAAAATTGGAAGGCAATAGATTGTTTGGGAATGGGCAGTATGAGGAGGCATTACTACAGTATGAACTTGCTTTACAAGTTTCCCCACAGGACGTGCCATCATCCGTCGAGTTGTGTTCCATTTGCCATTTCAATCGTGGCGTTTGCTTCTTGAAATTG ggaaAATACGAGGACACAATCAAGGAATGCTCAAGAGCGTTAGAATTGAATCCTTCTTACATGAAAGCTCTTGTTAGAAGAGGAGAGGCTCATGAAAAGCTCGAGCATTTTGAGGAGGCTATTGTTG atATGAAAAAAACCTTGGAATTTGATCCTTCAAATGACCAAGCAAAGAAAACCATTCGCCGCTTGGAGCCACTTGCTGCAGAAAAGCGAGAAAAGATGAAGGAAGAGATGATTG GAAAGCTGAAAGAGATGGGAAACTCTTTGCTAGGCCGCTTTGGCATGAGCATTGACAACTTCAAAGCTGTTCAAGATCCGAATACTGGTTCCTATTCCATTTCATTCCAACGTTAG